aaaaatatatgtCCCTCCTCAATGTCGCCACATTCTGCTCCTGTATTCATCATATAAGGGACATACTCCCTGGTGCTACAATCTGAATCTTTACTGACCTGAACTGGGCCATCACATTACGGCAGGGCAGTGCAGTGAGCTTCAAGATACGCTATGGGTGCGAACTATCCCGGCACTCCGAATTTAACGGAGACCTCTCAGTATGCCTTTCCGCTCAAACCAAAGGACTATGCGCCAGGCGCTGTCCCAACCCTCGAAGAATGGCAGAAACTCTGGACAGCGTGGGATCTAGTAACCTTAAAAATGTTCCCAAAAGAGGCCTTGCATGAGCAACCTATTGCATTGCGAAATCCCCTTATTTTCTACCTAGGCCACATACCCACTTTGTTAGTACTCGCCTTCTTATCTCTTCACTGAAACTGCTGGGAGAAGAGTTCTGAGAATCTCAGTGAGGACATTCATTTAGCACGGGCGACCAAAACTCCTCCGACCGAACCAAAGTATTATCAACAAATCTTTGAAAGGGGAATAGACCCCGACGTAGATGACCCTTCACAATGTCACGATCACAGTGAGGTTCCTAATACGTGGCCGGAATTGAGCGACATTTTGGTCTTCCGGGAAAAGGTCTGCGCCAGAATTACGGCTCTTTACCAGACACAGAAACCTTGGCAAGATAGAACCATTGGTCGAGCGCTCTGGATTGGTTTCGAACACGAAGGTATGAATGGAAAACAGAATCAGTTTTATCCAACTAACGCTCCGCAGGGCTCCATTTGGAGACCTTTTTGTGGATGACTCTAATGAGCCCGAATATCCTACCGCCTCCTGATATTCCAAGACCGGATTTCATCCACATGGCTGAGCAGGCTGTACGAGTTCGTGTAGAAAACCAATGGTTTAGCATTAAGCCCCGAACATTTACGATTGGTATCGAAGATACAGATGACGATAGCGCCCTCAGTCCAGCAGATTTCTTTGCATGGGATAATGAGCGCAACACTTATGAGGTATCTGTTCAAGGGTTCGAGGCACAAGCACGGCCTGCGTCTATCCTAGACTATGCTATATACCTTGTTAAAACTTCCCAGAAGGATTGCCTACTTGTGACGTGGTCGACCGTGTCTGGGCTTCCTGACAGAAGCATTGCAAGCAGCCCTCAGAGCGACCCAGTAATTGAAGAATTTATCGACGGGCTCGCGCTGAAAACTGTTTACGGACTTCTACCAGTTCGACTTGCGCTCGATTGGCCGATCTATACATCATATAATGAAGCAGAGGGATATGCGGAATGGGCAGGCGCACGTCTCCCTACCCTACACGAAGCACGCAGTATTCACCgacaagttgaagaagaaaacgccGAGAAGACCCAAGAGTAGGCCTTGACACCTTCTATATGCCACATACACCGTTAACATAGAAGCCAAAATAGCGAACCAGCATCCAAATCAATCCGAGATGATATCTACACTGACCTAACGGGATGTAATGTTGGCTTCCAAAACTTCCACCCAACCCCCGTCACCCAGAATGGCAACAGGCTCTCAGGACAGGGCGACCTGGGCGGCGCTTACGAGTGGACAAGCTCACTCTTCGAGCCACAGCCGAATTTCAAACCAATGGATATCTATCAGGGCTATAGTGGTCAGTCCTTCTTACCTCGCTTGTAAAATCTGCTAGTTTTTGACACTATCATAGCCGATTTCATGGACGGCAAGCACATTGTTGTTGTCGGTAGCTCATGGGCGTTTCATCCGCGCATTGCTGGGAAGAAGACTTTGTATGTGCACCTGCCTTCGGATATATCTGCGCTTTCCACTTACATTCAAGCAGTCTCAATTGGTGGCAGAAAGGTTACCCATATCCTTGGATCGGCATCCGTTTAGTTCGCGATAGGAATTGAATCTTCTACCGTATAGCCAAGAACAAACCATAGGCTGTTAATTCTCTGGGCGGTTGGACAGGCATTGTTTATACATATTGAGTGTGGATACGGCTTGGGGTCGCTGTATCTTCAGAACAAACTGGAAGACTAACAAAGGTCAGCCAGCGGTAATCCTAACGGGACAGGGACATGGTCACGAAGGTGGCTGAGGGAATATAAATTTTTAAGACCATTGTCTGCCAATTTACTAATTTCATTTTCTCGGGATcgtggagaaggagaaggtttaTGGTATCACGTCGTGGGTACGTGGATACATATCGACCTAAGTCAACCTAAGTGCCAGCTACGTCTGAGATTGTACATTGCCAAGGATAGCATGCAGAGGCTGTTATATTACAATACCTACTTATTAGCTTATAAACATTAAGTTCATCTTATACGGATATTTTGACATTCAGTGGCAACTGTACAAACAGCCATTTACAATAAAGCATTGGCATTGGGATTAGCATTACCCTGCTAATATAATTCTTGTGGATTCATGGCCAGCAGCTGTGAGAATAGAACACGCCAATTGTATCACAAACAATGTTTACTCTGTAAAGCGAGGATCTGTGAATTATGGAGATCCATTCTTGGCGGTGGGTTGCAGACGGAGGTAATGGAATAATACGGTCCGTGCCGTTTCTCTACAGACCTCGGCATCTCCATTATCTCGTTTATTCAACAGGCCCACAAGATGACAAGGGATCTGGTCAGGAAACCTGGTCGCAACAGGGAGTCGGATATAGTATGGCAAAATTAGTAATGGTACGATTGTCTCTTGCCCTTCCAGATGGTTATTTTAGCAGCATAACCTAAACTTACTCATTTATGTAACAAATTGTCATGGTGGGAAGTCCGTGATGTTCAATACCTGCAGACAACGTTTTGCCAGTACATGCCTCACTCTCCAGCTGAATCTTTGCCCGAACTGTCACCCGGATTTGCATTATACGGCTTCCCTGGTGGCTCGACATCTCACTGGCACAGCTTGGTTTTAGGTCGTCACTGCCCCCTCATCAGACACTATCACTGGTTTTACGAAAATGTTCGTTATAGTAGTTCTGCGAATAGAAGCAATCATGCGGAGTAGCAGTTCACCAATTCAAGGACGCGAATGTCAATAGCTCCAAAATTCTACGGAATTCCATTCGCACCGACCCACAGCGCACTACGTTTGCATGATCTTCGAAGTATCGCTATAGAACTGAGCCGGTGTAAAACGTGCGAGGCCACGGTACGATCGCGCAATACGACTAGATATACTGGCACTGTACATTTGGTGACACGAGGGACCATTTTAGGGCGCTAGGCACGATACACGGCTCCATACCGTATATATTTCTGGGCCGCGGTGATCTATCAACTTGCGTTGATTCAGCATGGTTACAGTACAACTCCGCAACTCAACATACCTTGTGGCAGAACTTTCTTGTGCCTAAGGTTAAGAGCAAAGTAGATTCAGATGGACAGCATGAAGTAGTCAGTAGTTGCGATGCTACTGCCTTGTTTCTCGCAGACTACTTGCTATATTAGGGTTATGAAGCTAGACGTGTAATATTAAGGTCCTTGCGAGGTTAACGACTTCTTAAGTACCCGCCCATGGGTCCTCATTTTTAGCTTTTTGAATTCCAGAAATAAAATCGCGTTTTCTAGTACGTGTATAATTTGAGAGCTTGTTCTTTCGGCCATCTTAGCATAGTTTTCAGTTTGGGGTGGAACTTAGACCGCTCGTCGGCAGCCTCCCATAATCGTGCAGGCCAGCCACGTATGAACCAGAACTGATCTTCCATAGACTTTAGAAGCAGGGCAAAATAAGACAGTAGTAACATAGCGTAAGGGTTGGCAGCCTGGATGTCTGAGATGATGTTTTCGTGAATGACATATGGGAAAAACATAACCATGCCGATCTCAACACGAGTACCCGCGTGCACAATTAAAGTCGCCGCTTTCCTGAGGAGTATAACGGCATCCTCATAATCCTGCCTGCTGGATTCGGGAAGATGCGTACTGAAAAAGCCGGACAGACGCCGAAGAGCATCGAAGACGTCTTGAGGAAGTCGACTGTGATTCGGTGACGGATCCTGTCTTTTACAACAATAAAGATCAGTATCGCCACATGTTCCTTCTAGTGAACACAATAAGCATACTCGTAAAGGCTTGCGTCTTGTTCATCAAGAATCCAGACGCCGTGAGACCAGGGTGCTAGCTCTGTTCCCGCGAGCTGAGAATCACGTATCGGTAGCGTAGCGCGAAGGCCCCGTATCATAACAAAGAGCTTCAAAATATCGGGAACAGTGTCAGTGCCCCGCTCATCCACCTGTCCTAGTAAGGAGCACACATAGATAACAATGATGGAcgagaagcagaagaagggtTTCCAATTATTGTCGTTAACATTAGGCAAAGCCGCGCGGAAGCCTTTCAGTCCAATTGCCTGGTGATAAGCTGCCATGTCAAGGTATTTGTCTCTAACTCCAGGAAGGAGGTGGGCCTTATGCTGAGCGGCGACAGCGAGGATGCCGTGGAGAACGAAAGGTGATTGATACCCCATCTCTGGCACGATCGTGCGCCAGACATTCTGCATATCGGGGCGAATGGCCAAGGTTTCGGCAGTGACAGTAGAATAATGGTGCATTAGTTCCACTCCACCGTACCAGATAGCAGGTAGCGCCGGCGGGGTTAGCGGAAACTCGATGTTTATTAAGGCAGGGAATGAAGGCCATGCCGATCTGGAGGGGTCTTCGCTGTCTGAGGTGCGGGAAGGCCGGACTGGTTCGATGTCGGCAGTAGAAGCGCGGGATATAGCCAAGCTGCAGCGTTGCTTACGACGCTGGCAGTTTAAGCATGACGGGTATAGCTCGTCGCACTATATATGCATCGTGCATCAGAAGAGTCTATTATATACGTAAAGATCATACGGGATATACCTTGATTCTTCTCCGTTTGCACTCTGTACATCCTGTGCGAGACTTTCGGTGAGAGCGTCGTGTCTGCATGGGAATATCTGTTCCACCTTCTGTAGGAACGTGTATCTGTCGTGAATGagtgttggttggttggctgCGCGATAACTAACTGTTAGGAGGAGACTGAATTGAGGAGTGGGAAAATACGAGGGCTTAAGAGCGAATACGTGGGAGCCTAATATAGATACGCTCACTGGGACCCACTTAACGAGAGCAGCTACGACCGCACGAGTAATCCGGAGGCTCCGAAGTATAAGACAGTTATCGCTAGATACAGTGACAACACAAAAGTGCAGACACCCTCTCTGGACCCACCTACCAGACTGCCTACATTTAAGGCCCAGCGCCTCTCATTAGAGTGATATCTGTTGGAATCGGAAAGTCCCACCGCGTTCTTATTCGGGGACTGATTCCTAATATAGCTGACTACGGCCCCGAACCTGAATGGGAATGGATAATCTTAATATGTGAGCGGAAGTTTTGTAACCAGGCATAGAGTTAAGGTAGTGTGGGGCCCAGGGTGGCTCGGCTTTTTGCGTATCCTTCTGCGTATTCGCACTGAAGACCTCGTATCTCCCAATATACTCCCCCTACGACATCTCGAATCTAGATGTATTAGACCTTTGTTAGGTGAATCCAACTAATTGCCATATATTCCTAAGATATCTAGATTCTGGAATAGATATAAAATGGAGCTCCTCGTCACAGGTTGCACCGTCATTACAACATACTCAGCCACGCCTTGATTTCAACTTCTGCTCTGTACTCAGTCTTATTCAACCTATACCTTATCTATTCACTGCTTAATTGGATCAGGCTGGCCAAATTCCAAAATGAGCTGCGATCCCAATTATGTTGATGCTAGTTGGTCTTTCTACCGGTATAAGCCTTCTATTGCAGCTCCAGTATTCTTTGTCATCTTGTTCACTTCCACGACcgctctccatctcctccagatGACCAAGACAAAAACTTGGTATCTAATTCCTTTCAGCATTGGCGGGTTCTGTAAGTGTAACACGGTTGGAAGTTGGGACCTCCTCACAACCCAAACCGAGCCTGAGCCGCTAACTGAATACAAACCTTGCAGGTGAAATTGTTGGATATATCGGTCGAGCTATTAACGCGAACGAGAATGCCGGATGTTGGACGCTCGGTCCATACGTTATACAAACCTTGCTCCTCCTTATCGCGCCAGCCTTCATGGCAGCCTCGATCTACATGATTTTAGGCCGTATCATCCTCTTGACGGACGGAGAGATTCACGCAATGTTAAAGCGACGTTGGCTCACAAAGACTTTCGTATTTGGTGATGTGTTGTCTCTGTTCCTTCAAGCTGCTGGTATACTTCTTGCAACTTTGACCTGAGAATCGTGTCCGCTGACTTAATTCTAGGCGGCAGTCTTTTGGGCGGTGCCGACGAACACAACAGCCTGATGAAGACTGGCGAACATGTCATCATCGCTGGTCTGTTTGTACAGctattcttctttggcatGTTTATAGTCGTCGCtggcctcttccaccgccGCATGTTACTCGCGCCTACTGCTACCAGCCACAACCCCCTGATCCGATGGCAGAAGTATCTTGTTACTCTCTACATCGTTAGCGTGTTGATCTGGGTTCGGAGTGTTTTCAGGGTCATCGAATACCTCCAGGGAAATGCTGGTTCTATCATGAGGCACGAAGCCTAcgtcttcatctttgacGCCACATTAATGTTTTTGGTTATGGCGTGGATGAACTGGTTTCACCCCAGCGAGATTGGTCTTTTGCTGCGACACGAGGAACCCATCTCCAACGGGTTTGAGCTCCTTCCTTTTGCTCGTTTATATCACAAATCCGCCAAGAAACGGAGCCCTACTGCTTAGAGGGGCAGCGAGCAACAGAAGAACAACGACAATGCACAATTGTTCTTCTGATCCATAATGCTCTAATTAAGTCAGGGTCGACATGAATTCTTTGGTTATCTATTGGTCAGTATAACCTCATATCATGTATTACAACAGCCCCCCTTCTACAACTACCACATCCTGTATTGTTTGATGGctataaacaagaaaaagtaaaataaacTACTAGGACGCGTTTCTCGCGTTCCAAGTGAATAGACATCTGATATTCACTAGCAATTCAGTATTCTCGGCATATTcgatctctctctctctctctctctctctctctaccTGTATAATCAATACCTCACTACGTTCAGGAAAGCCTCGAATCTGAAGATGGAGCAGTTTCTATATCTTAATGAATATCTGATTCTTATCTGCAAGCAATGCGCGTATGCAATTCCACCCACTTTTCTTACTAGCCACCTCAAGCGCCATCTCCATGGATTTCGTGGATTCGAGAATCGAGCCGCCCTATCTGCCCTAGAGAAACACCTCCTAGGCCTTTCTCTAGTTAATCTGCTGGAGGAAAACGTTGTCTTCCTGATCCTAATAGGCCTCCATTGCCGGAAGTTCCGCTGCACAACGGCTTCAAATGTGGGGATTGCTTATATATTACTACATCACTTGCCTGGATCAAGAAAATAATCCAAACCCATCAACTGATTAAGAAGGCCCAGGGGTGCCCCGTAAATTTGCTAGTGCCAGTACAAGTCAGACACAGCCTCTTTGGGATAATATTTATTGCCAGCGCCTCTTCGTCTTGGGCCCCCAAAGCCAGTATTTCCAAGTAACGCCGTCTTTCCGCCCGATAGCAAGCTCCCACACCGATCTGATTCGTAATCAGGTCTACGAGCAGATCCGACAATTAGCGTAGCAAGAGGAACAGCAAAATCAGACTATCACAGCAGGGAGCCACAGCACTGCTGTCCACCCCTGGCTCGAAAGGACTCGATGGCAGGACTAACCCAGGGTTATACCTTTACCGAATTAGCTGCTCTCGCATATATGCCGGATCTAGAGCAAGAACCTCTGTTGCGGCTCTGGATTGAGAGCCTTGATGCTATTCTTGGTCAGGCTGTATGGAGGAGCTGACTCTCCGGGCCCTTGATATGCTGAGAAATGGACGACCACTTTTGCCTGGTGGTTGCCATTCAGACGGCGCCGTGCAAACAGACCAAAGTATTGGTAAAGTTGTCGCCAGTACTTATCGTACGACTAAAGAAGCTTTTGTCGTGTGATCCTGTATATCCAATCAAAGAAATTTATATAAATCATTTAGTTCTCGAAGAGTAAATACTCCACGTAGTCCTTTTCTAAATAGATAGAAATCTATCAACGATATATTAAGAATATATAATCCCTACAATAGTTTTAAAAAAGCGCGTACGTATCTTCACCAGTATCTTTTAACCACTACAAGACCTTTTAATGTCTTGGGTTTAAAGTTCGGGGGTAGCCATCCAACGCTGTGGAAATACTTAAGCCTGACTTGAGTTTCTTCACAGAGGATTGGATTGGTCTAGTATTGATACTCATTAGAATCAgcgggaggaagagaagatggcgatatTAAGATAATCTAATTTAAatatgaaagaaagatgattGTTTTCTATAGTGATCCGAGCAGCGATCGACTTGCTGATTAATGTAGAAGGCATCATGGTAGGAAAAAGGCGCGAGAGTGCCAGGGGATAAAAGGGAGAGCGAGAATGGGCGGTATTTTATACAGTATATAGACAATCCAGTAAAATTCGAGTAAGCTAAATCTAGCTACTAAGAAGACCATTGTTAATGTCGCTTCTAGTCATGAATTGAAACTGAGCAAAGACTCGCTGAGGATTATCACCTCAAAACAGTGACTAAACAATACTTGGCAGATATAGAATAGTAGTGTATAACACGTGTTTAAGTGCTAAAGCGACGGCTGGCTAAGGAAAAATACAGGTAGAAATGCGGCCGTTTATGGCCTTAGTAGCGATCATTTTCGGCATCGATTTCACAGATCCTCATATTCTAGTTGTAATGTATAACTTCCTGGCAAGGAAGGGCAATTAGGCAAGTCGTCACGTGTATGCAGCTTACCCCATACCCTAAACCTGGGGGTGCGGGTAAATACGTTTCCGCTTCGGAAATAAGCTTACCCACTAGGTTACTCACCGATCATCATAGTTTGTTGTTCATTGGAATAATCACCTCTCTTCTTTATTCTTCCCATGTTCTTACAAGAGAGACTGTGTGGATCTGGATTTAGTTCATTCACCAATCACATTTGTGGTTGGCTTACAAGTTGCTCCGTATAGGGCTTTGATACGGGTAGTTGAATACCAGGTAGTGTATACTCACCATGTACAGTGACTTGCTGGTGCTGCAGGAATTTGGATAATTACTTACATAGACTACTGTTGGGATTGCGCTGCGTGCTAGAAATAGTGGTATATTATTGATAAAAGCATAACAGGATGTAGTCATGATGGGCTTTCGAGGACACAGACTATATATTTTCGATGCATACTCCGGTCAAGGTTGACATATGTCAACAATAGCGACCAAAGGAAACAAATTTGGTCAATTGTAGCTTTGCACTAACCCATCCCATGTATGACTAGATACGATATTCAAGATAATACTAAATTGTCGCAGGGTTTCTCAAACCAGGTGCAGCCAAGTAAGGGGATACAGTCAGTGGACTAAGCCTTCATGTGGTCACTCGACGTTTGATTAGACTTAATTCGGCTACAGTGCTATGAAACCACTAGCGCTTCTGGAAGCGAGATATGCGAATGCCGGTACAGGAGCAGAAGGGCAATTATG
The sequence above is a segment of the Aspergillus oryzae RIB40 DNA, chromosome 3 genome. Coding sequences within it:
- a CDS encoding RTA1 domain-containing protein (predicted protein), with the protein product MSCDPNYVDASWSFYRYKPSIAAPVFFVILFTSTTALHLLQMTKTKTWYLIPFSIGGFCEIVGYIGRAINANENAGCWTLGPYVIQTLLLLIAPAFMAASIYMILGRIILLTDGEIHAMLKRRWLTKTFVFGDVLSLFLQAAGGSLLGGADEHNSLMKTGEHVIIAGLFVQLFFFGMFIVVAGLFHRRMLLAPTATSHNPLIRWQKYLVTLYIVSVLIWVRSVFRVIEYLQGNAGSIMRHEAYVFIFDATLMFLVMAWMNWFHPSEIGLLLRHEEPISNGHLKRHLHGFRGFENRAALSALEKHLLGLSLVNLLEENVVFLILIGLHCRKFRCTTASNVGIAYILLHHLPGSRK
- a CDS encoding uncharacterized protein (uncharacterized conserved protein) → MGANYPGTPNLTETSQYAFPLKPKDYAPGAVPTLEEWQKLWTAWDLVTLKMFPKEALHEQPIALRNPLIFYLGHIPTLLKSSENLSEDIHLARATKTPPTEPKYYQQIFERGIDPDVDDPSQCHDHSEVPNTWPELSDILVFREKVCARITALYQTQKPWQDRTIGRALWIGFEHEGLHLETFLWMTLMSPNILPPPDIPRPDFIHMAEQAVRVRVENQWFSIKPRTFTIGIEDTDDDSALSPADFFAWDNERNTYEVSVQGFEAQARPASILDYAIYLVKTSQKDCLLVTWSTVSGLPDRSIASSPQSDPVIEEFIDGLALKTVYGLLPVRLALDWPIYTSYNEAEGYAEWAGARLPTLHEARSIHRQVEEENAEKTQESQNSEPASKSIRDDIYTDLTGCNVGFQNFHPTPVTQNGNRLSGQGDLGGAYEWTSSLFEPQPNFKPMDIYQGYSVFDTIIADFMDGKHIVVVGSSWAFHPRIAGKKTFLNWWQKGYPYPWIGIRLVRDRN
- a CDS encoding Zn(II)2Cys6 transcription factor (predicted protein), which encodes MQTRRSHRKSRTGCTECKRRRIKVYPCDELYPSCLNCQRRKQRCSLAISRASTADIEPVRPSRTSDSEDPSRSAWPSFPALINIEFPLTPPALPAIWYGGVELMHHYSTVTAETLAIRPDMQNVWRTIVPEMGYQSPFVLHGILAVAAQHKAHLLPGVRDKYLDMAAYHQAIGLKGFRAALPNVNDNNWKPFFCFSSIIVIYVCSLLGQVDERGTDTVPDILKLFVMIRGLRATLPIRDSQLAGTELAPWSHGVWILDEQDASLYEQDPSPNHSRLPQDVFDALRRLSGFFSTHLPESSRQDYEDAVILLRKAATLIVHAGTRVEIGMVMFFPYVIHENIISDIQAANPYAMLLLSYFALLLKSMEDQFWFIRGWPARLWEAADERSKFHPKLKTMLRWPKEQALKLYTY